The Afipia massiliensis genome has a segment encoding these proteins:
- a CDS encoding putative Ig domain-containing protein, translated as MNNAITQDFSGLSVVDGFVFATSDDVPGESHAAAFVGAELLFSGNYNRVGVDLVISNEAGSVTVPEYFKGEDRPTLMSLEGASLSGRVVEAMTARVQYAQADQIASAVPAVGNVVKMSGSAVITRNGVPVELKQGDRLLKGDVIQTGPDTTIGISFVDGTALGLASNARIVLDEMTYDPNGSSNSSLLSLVQGAITLVAGHTAKFGNMRVETPVATMGIRGTAVMVEIAADDGPSKFSVLKEPDGKIGSFHLYDKVTGDLIRVVSQAGLVTVVSPHGAGQPVSAVDQLKTLADIQSEKNLIQQVFQIYYPNYNPDGPGNDRTGSSVNPLANPTRSFATLGSESGVPALIALANGVAIVPATAALQEFLVFPEAPEPPEVRTVAVADVVDVQASQGPVERNFTISDQVTVTVDGEVIGESAGRYVSGTGAVTGVESTVPPPEGVNLAELVRVDPATGVVTYDASRFAFLGVGESAIYTIGFDSQPGTSVVPETLTLTINGLNDRPTVEHAIPDQRAREGCRFEYVIPACVFADLDANDTLSYRVMLANGDPLPGWLTFDPVTMTFSGTPPKGEECVLHIKVVASDEHNATAVDQFDLVIADSHHHHHHHDHHHHDDGVNGAIASNDSDLSRDPAAAETGDTVNDESQGRHSSEVSKSDSADCGEKCSRDSTRESDESSLSSREVASSSGEHTSYQVSSNGAHDSSANDARAHGSTHTPAPTDFDSDRSSFADTGWSRTVAEHSSQTSSSHHSHSSFMTSHNVAFSWNSSSGEQRDTWSGDHFVFRSNFGRDADHEARSTSDPIQTGRSWSGDGPDVAALVHVMTSFDFFSAHDEHGATRLSSSVELHTHQSDFHLV; from the coding sequence ATGAACAACGCCATCACGCAAGACTTCTCCGGGCTGTCAGTCGTGGACGGCTTTGTATTCGCGACGAGCGATGATGTGCCCGGGGAAAGTCACGCGGCTGCCTTTGTCGGCGCTGAACTGCTGTTCTCTGGAAACTACAATCGCGTTGGCGTCGATCTGGTTATTTCCAATGAAGCCGGAAGTGTCACCGTTCCGGAATACTTCAAAGGCGAAGATCGCCCGACATTGATGTCGCTGGAAGGAGCCAGCCTGTCGGGACGGGTCGTTGAGGCGATGACGGCAAGAGTCCAGTACGCCCAGGCGGACCAGATCGCGAGCGCGGTGCCCGCCGTTGGCAATGTCGTCAAGATGAGCGGCAGCGCGGTGATCACCCGGAATGGTGTTCCTGTAGAGTTGAAACAGGGCGATCGGCTTCTCAAAGGTGACGTCATCCAGACGGGGCCTGATACCACGATTGGAATCAGTTTCGTCGATGGTACGGCCTTGGGTCTTGCATCCAATGCACGCATTGTTCTGGATGAGATGACGTATGATCCCAATGGATCGTCCAACTCGTCGCTTTTAAGTCTGGTGCAAGGGGCCATCACCCTCGTTGCCGGACACACGGCCAAATTCGGCAATATGCGAGTCGAAACACCTGTTGCAACGATGGGCATTCGAGGCACCGCCGTCATGGTGGAAATCGCTGCAGACGATGGACCGAGCAAATTCTCCGTGCTCAAGGAGCCGGACGGAAAAATCGGTTCGTTTCATCTCTATGACAAGGTAACCGGCGATCTGATCCGGGTGGTGTCGCAAGCGGGGCTCGTGACGGTTGTCTCGCCGCATGGCGCCGGCCAGCCAGTCTCCGCCGTCGATCAACTGAAAACGCTCGCCGACATCCAGAGCGAGAAGAACCTTATTCAGCAGGTCTTTCAGATTTACTATCCCAACTATAATCCGGACGGCCCCGGAAACGATCGGACCGGTTCCAGCGTGAACCCGCTTGCAAATCCCACCAGGAGTTTTGCGACGCTGGGAAGTGAATCCGGCGTGCCCGCGCTGATCGCCCTTGCAAATGGCGTTGCAATCGTACCAGCCACGGCCGCGCTACAGGAGTTTCTGGTTTTTCCGGAGGCCCCCGAACCTCCGGAGGTGCGCACGGTTGCAGTGGCAGATGTGGTCGATGTCCAGGCATCGCAGGGACCCGTCGAACGAAACTTTACCATCAGCGATCAGGTCACGGTCACAGTCGATGGTGAGGTTATCGGAGAATCGGCCGGACGCTATGTATCGGGCACCGGCGCTGTTACCGGCGTGGAAAGCACGGTGCCGCCGCCGGAAGGCGTCAATCTCGCCGAGCTGGTGCGGGTCGATCCAGCAACCGGCGTCGTGACGTATGACGCGAGCCGATTTGCATTTCTGGGCGTTGGGGAATCAGCGATCTATACGATCGGCTTTGATAGCCAACCCGGAACGTCTGTTGTTCCAGAAACCCTGACTCTCACCATCAACGGGCTGAACGACCGGCCAACTGTCGAGCACGCGATTCCGGACCAGCGCGCACGGGAAGGCTGCAGATTCGAATATGTCATCCCGGCCTGTGTATTTGCCGATCTCGATGCCAACGATACGTTGAGCTACCGTGTAATGCTGGCGAATGGCGATCCGCTTCCTGGCTGGCTCACGTTCGATCCGGTGACGATGACATTTTCCGGAACACCGCCCAAGGGTGAAGAATGTGTTCTTCATATCAAGGTCGTCGCAAGCGATGAGCACAATGCCACGGCCGTCGATCAGTTCGATCTTGTCATTGCAGACAGTCATCATCACCACCACCACCATGATCATCATCACCATGACGACGGTGTAAACGGCGCGATCGCCTCAAATGACTCTGATCTTAGCCGCGATCCGGCGGCAGCAGAAACCGGCGACACTGTCAACGACGAGAGCCAGGGCCGTCATAGTTCCGAAGTGAGTAAATCCGATTCCGCCGATTGCGGTGAAAAGTGCTCCCGCGATTCCACGCGGGAGAGTGATGAAAGCTCGTTGTCGTCAAGAGAAGTTGCATCGTCTTCCGGCGAGCACACTTCATATCAAGTATCATCGAACGGTGCCCACGACAGCAGCGCGAACGATGCACGGGCGCACGGATCAACCCATACACCTGCTCCGACGGACTTTGATTCTGACCGTTCTAGCTTTGCGGATACGGGCTGGTCCCGCACCGTCGCCGAACATTCAAGCCAGACGAGTTCGTCACACCATAGTCACAGCTCTTTTATGACCAGTCACAACGTGGCGTTCTCATGGAATAGCAGTTCCGGAGAACAGCGCGATACTTGGAGTGGGGACCATTTCGTTTTCAGATCGAATTTTGGCCGCGACGCGGATCACGAGGCACGCTCAACCTCCGATCCGATACAGACCGGAAGATCGTGGTCCGGGGACGGGCCTGATGTGGCTGCTCTCGTTCACGTGATGACGAGCTTTGATTTTTTCAGCGCTCACGATGAGCATGGGGCAACCCGGCTCAGTTCATCGGTGGAACTTCATACGCATCAAAGCGATTTCCACCTGGTTTAG
- a CDS encoding GNAT family N-acetyltransferase — translation MTDLAKVEDNWNAIYDADPDAQLFMSWKWLSGWLRQVAGPWFVLAAKMDNKADGPYVAFLPMRIQTRTENGRIHNELNMAGNFAADYTGFLCAPGAEHLAIPAFARYVKQLNWSRLNFENFRVSESRMRLLLAHFPKANFQTSETSRVGKVDGIDNSLCPFAVLPPDWDLYLETLSTNTRQKIRRLLRQVDATGEYRITVATPETIERDLNTLLQFWETKWKPRKGDLTQTLVRSNRAMLTRSFHADLLYLPTLWKEDRPLAALATLMDSRKRSFLFYMTGRDETFDGLPPGVILHAHSIRYAIANGFTEYDFLRGNEPYKYSFGVKERRIRCTVVGTKNGRNLGGKIDPRTVPEVLEQATGLHQAGKLVEAERGYREVLNVQPKNADAIHRLGQLFTNKGDHIAAKRLFKTLSTIRPDAYKSWLCLAQSCEALEQYLDAAHAYREVIRLRPDLPDTFKNLAGILIKLGRIEEVNAALVAVLGQTARAAKKNGSELKTRRIADRTMVQGETASL, via the coding sequence TTGACCGATCTGGCGAAGGTCGAGGACAACTGGAACGCCATTTATGATGCGGATCCGGATGCGCAGCTCTTCATGTCATGGAAATGGCTCTCGGGTTGGCTCAGGCAAGTCGCCGGTCCGTGGTTCGTTCTTGCGGCGAAGATGGATAACAAGGCGGACGGGCCGTATGTCGCCTTTCTTCCGATGCGGATTCAAACCAGGACGGAGAACGGGCGTATCCACAATGAGCTGAATATGGCCGGGAACTTCGCGGCGGATTATACGGGCTTCCTGTGTGCACCGGGCGCGGAGCATTTGGCGATACCGGCGTTCGCCAGATACGTGAAGCAGTTGAACTGGTCGCGTCTGAACTTCGAGAACTTCCGTGTTTCGGAATCCAGGATGCGTCTTCTGCTGGCGCATTTTCCAAAAGCGAACTTTCAGACAAGCGAGACAAGTCGCGTCGGAAAAGTCGATGGCATTGACAACAGTCTGTGCCCATTCGCAGTGCTTCCGCCGGACTGGGATTTGTATCTCGAGACATTGAGCACGAATACCAGGCAGAAAATCAGGCGGTTGCTCAGGCAGGTCGATGCGACGGGTGAATATCGTATCACTGTGGCGACACCTGAAACCATCGAGCGGGATCTCAATACGCTCCTCCAGTTCTGGGAGACGAAATGGAAGCCGCGGAAAGGCGATCTCACTCAAACGCTGGTGCGCTCAAATCGGGCGATGCTGACGCGCAGCTTCCACGCGGACCTGCTGTATCTCCCGACGCTTTGGAAAGAAGACCGCCCACTGGCAGCGCTCGCCACGCTCATGGATTCGCGCAAGCGTTCATTCCTGTTCTACATGACGGGACGCGATGAAACTTTCGACGGTCTGCCTCCGGGTGTCATCCTCCACGCGCACAGCATTCGTTACGCTATTGCCAACGGTTTTACTGAGTACGATTTCCTTCGCGGCAACGAGCCTTACAAGTATTCATTCGGTGTGAAGGAGCGCCGGATTCGTTGCACCGTGGTCGGGACGAAGAATGGACGGAACCTCGGCGGGAAAATCGATCCGCGAACCGTCCCTGAGGTTCTGGAGCAGGCGACCGGACTCCATCAGGCCGGCAAACTCGTGGAAGCCGAACGCGGATACCGTGAAGTGCTTAACGTCCAGCCGAAGAATGCTGATGCGATCCATCGGCTTGGCCAGCTCTTTACCAACAAGGGCGATCATATCGCAGCAAAGCGGCTTTTCAAGACTCTGAGCACGATCAGGCCAGATGCTTACAAGTCGTGGCTCTGTCTCGCGCAATCATGCGAAGCGCTGGAACAGTATCTGGATGCAGCCCACGCCTATCGCGAGGTTATCCGGCTGAGGCCGGATCTGCCTGATACCTTCAAAAACCTCGCAGGGATTCTGATCAAGCTTGGCCGTATCGAGGAGGTCAATGCGGCATTGGTCGCCGTTCTCGGACAAACGGCGAGGGCGGCCAAGAAGAATGGCAGCGAGTTGAAAACAAGGCGTATCGCTGATCGCACAATGGTCCAGGGCGAAACAGCGTCACTGTAG
- a CDS encoding HlyD family type I secretion periplasmic adaptor subunit: MSGKELTAKAPVADVTWYDSLPRSTRFPTIAGVVVMAGMVMGFGVWGNTAPIAGAVVASGVFVATGQNKIIQHLEGGVIREIHVREGDVVEQGQLLVELDSTAPNTELRRLFLRRTRLTAIDARLHAEMREQPEITFPEELTGSDSPEVKEILESQRLTFTARRNNMNSDIAGINEGINALNERIQGSRIQLDGVRRQIKFIEEEVETKEHLLRTGLVRKPELLILQRTQANLEGEVGRIMGDIGDAKERIARALEQINGVKKAAIKTAVEQMHEVRGELVDVRERMLSAKGVLDRIRITAPVRGVVVKLRYHTQGGVIEAGKNIMEILPLKDELIIEARVRPQDIDNVKHGQHATVRLTALNQRITPMISGEVIYLSADALADERKSQQVGPTDIYIVRVKLSTVEAATIPGFSPTPGMPAEVYIKTSERTFFQYIVKPIHDSMLRAFRER, encoded by the coding sequence ATGTCTGGCAAAGAACTCACTGCGAAAGCACCTGTTGCCGATGTGACTTGGTATGACTCGCTCCCGCGCTCGACGCGGTTTCCGACTATTGCGGGCGTTGTCGTGATGGCCGGCATGGTGATGGGTTTTGGCGTGTGGGGCAACACGGCGCCCATAGCCGGCGCGGTGGTTGCATCTGGCGTCTTCGTTGCGACAGGGCAGAACAAGATCATCCAGCATCTTGAAGGCGGTGTCATTCGCGAGATCCATGTGCGTGAAGGCGACGTGGTCGAACAGGGGCAGCTTCTGGTTGAACTGGACAGCACCGCCCCGAACACCGAACTGCGCCGGCTGTTCCTGCGACGCACGCGATTGACCGCGATCGACGCCCGGCTGCACGCTGAAATGCGCGAGCAGCCGGAGATAACGTTTCCGGAAGAACTGACAGGTTCCGATAGTCCTGAAGTAAAGGAAATTCTCGAAAGTCAAAGACTGACATTCACCGCCCGGCGAAACAATATGAACAGTGACATTGCCGGCATCAACGAGGGCATCAACGCGCTGAATGAGCGTATTCAGGGATCAAGGATTCAGTTGGATGGCGTTCGACGCCAGATCAAGTTTATCGAGGAAGAAGTCGAAACAAAGGAGCATCTGCTCAGGACAGGGTTGGTTCGAAAGCCTGAACTTCTGATCCTGCAGCGTACGCAGGCAAACCTCGAAGGAGAGGTTGGCCGGATCATGGGCGATATTGGAGATGCGAAGGAGCGCATCGCGAGGGCGCTCGAACAGATCAATGGCGTCAAGAAAGCCGCAATCAAGACCGCGGTCGAGCAGATGCATGAGGTCCGCGGAGAGCTGGTCGATGTGCGCGAACGAATGCTCAGTGCCAAGGGCGTTCTCGATCGCATTCGCATCACGGCCCCCGTCAGGGGAGTCGTCGTCAAGCTCAGGTACCACACGCAAGGCGGAGTGATCGAGGCTGGAAAGAACATCATGGAGATTCTGCCGCTCAAGGATGAACTTATCATTGAAGCGCGCGTGCGTCCGCAGGACATCGACAACGTGAAGCATGGTCAGCATGCGACGGTTCGTCTGACGGCGCTGAATCAGCGCATCACGCCGATGATTTCAGGGGAGGTTATCTATCTCTCCGCCGATGCGCTGGCTGATGAGCGTAAATCGCAGCAAGTGGGGCCGACGGACATTTACATCGTTCGCGTCAAGCTGAGCACCGTGGAGGCTGCAACTATTCCCGGCTTCAGCCCCACGCCCGGTATGCCAGCAGAAGTATACATCAAGACATCGGAACGGACGTTCTTTCAGTACATCGTAAAGCCGATACACGACAGCATGCTGCGGGCTTTCCGCGAGCGATGA
- a CDS encoding type I secretion system permease/ATPase: MTRGSDNEFDDEDRSLAQLTDEERAKLYSAEIVPFPLRHDDASDNHPSPVIPPEAATPGGNQAGTAAAIQQVLVAADGTARRSDASPLPETAKNPPHPEIEGRASEKSGPAGDSASVPAVATGGGGTPPNGSGGGGGGGGGSQPLHKRSSDNEFRDVLGKGLANARRNLVTVGIFSVAVNLLVLAIPVYLFNMSDRVMTSRSTDTLVMLTIIVVVAIAAHVLMDMMRRVILMRVAVETEAKLGGPVLSAAAKAAQGGSIREFQTLADLQHLRAFITGPVLLTMFDAPVAPVYFAVVFLIHPHLGLIVLSSGVVLMGVALLNQRVTAVPFTRANAYGTRANLQAESMARNAQVINAMGMIPEGVQVWGHETVESLKAQVAGQDLNIIMTGISKFLRLCTQIAILGWGAWLALESQLTSGMIIAASIVASRALAPLEGTIEGWRGFVQARSAYGRVKTLLKNSPLNFDRLRLPRPQGHLSVERILYVPPPTKKVILNGISFQLEPGESLAIVGDSGTGKTMLARMLVGSIIPTAGNVRLDMMDLRNWDTRQFGESVGYLPQDVQLFPASIKANIARMRQDAIDEDIFDAAETADVHEMISNFAQGYETVVGMDGSPLSGGQRQRIGLARAFYGNPRLMVLDEPNSNLDANGERALARALIRAKEKRITVVTITQRAALLRSVDKIMILHNGSVKAFGTRDDIIPMITGRKPNGSGGPGDGPPMLNS; the protein is encoded by the coding sequence ATGACCCGGGGCAGCGACAACGAATTTGACGACGAGGATCGTTCGCTTGCGCAATTGACTGATGAAGAGCGCGCAAAACTGTATTCTGCCGAGATTGTTCCGTTTCCGCTCCGGCATGACGATGCGTCTGACAATCATCCATCGCCGGTGATCCCTCCTGAAGCTGCAACGCCGGGAGGGAATCAAGCCGGCACGGCCGCCGCAATTCAACAGGTTTTGGTGGCTGCGGACGGCACCGCCAGGCGGTCAGATGCTTCTCCGCTACCCGAGACAGCGAAAAATCCTCCGCATCCAGAAATCGAGGGGCGAGCGTCGGAAAAAAGTGGCCCAGCCGGCGACAGCGCTTCGGTTCCGGCGGTTGCGACGGGCGGCGGCGGTACTCCTCCCAATGGCAGTGGAGGCGGCGGTGGTGGCGGCGGGGGTTCCCAGCCGCTGCACAAACGCTCGAGCGACAATGAATTCCGCGACGTGCTGGGCAAGGGGCTTGCCAATGCTCGGCGCAATCTTGTGACCGTTGGAATCTTCTCTGTTGCCGTCAATCTCCTGGTTCTGGCGATTCCGGTCTATCTCTTCAACATGTCGGATCGGGTGATGACGAGCCGGAGCACGGATACGCTCGTTATGCTAACGATAATTGTCGTCGTTGCGATAGCTGCGCACGTCCTGATGGACATGATGCGGCGCGTCATCTTGATGCGGGTTGCCGTCGAGACGGAAGCCAAGCTGGGCGGACCTGTCCTCAGCGCGGCCGCAAAAGCTGCGCAAGGTGGATCGATCCGTGAATTTCAGACACTGGCGGACCTTCAGCATCTGCGCGCGTTTATCACCGGTCCTGTCCTGCTTACGATGTTCGATGCGCCGGTCGCCCCCGTCTACTTTGCGGTTGTGTTTCTTATTCATCCGCACCTCGGCCTGATCGTTCTGTCGTCCGGAGTGGTGTTGATGGGCGTCGCGTTGCTCAATCAAAGAGTCACCGCGGTTCCATTCACGCGCGCGAACGCATACGGGACCCGCGCCAATCTCCAAGCCGAATCGATGGCGCGCAATGCACAGGTCATCAACGCCATGGGAATGATTCCGGAGGGCGTTCAGGTCTGGGGGCACGAAACCGTCGAGTCGCTAAAGGCACAGGTCGCCGGGCAAGACCTCAACATCATCATGACCGGAATATCCAAATTCCTGCGTCTATGTACCCAAATCGCCATCCTGGGCTGGGGTGCGTGGCTTGCGCTGGAAAGCCAATTGACGAGCGGCATGATCATCGCTGCTTCAATCGTGGCGAGCAGGGCGCTGGCTCCGCTGGAAGGCACAATCGAAGGTTGGCGCGGATTCGTCCAGGCGCGGTCGGCTTACGGGCGCGTGAAAACGCTCCTGAAAAATTCGCCGTTGAATTTTGATCGACTACGTTTACCGCGCCCCCAGGGGCACCTGAGCGTGGAGCGAATTCTCTACGTCCCTCCGCCAACCAAGAAGGTCATCCTGAATGGCATCAGCTTCCAGCTGGAGCCAGGCGAATCACTGGCAATCGTGGGCGATTCCGGGACGGGAAAGACGATGCTCGCACGCATGCTCGTTGGCTCCATCATTCCAACGGCGGGTAACGTGCGGCTCGACATGATGGATCTCCGCAACTGGGACACCCGCCAATTCGGCGAAAGCGTCGGTTACCTGCCTCAGGACGTTCAGCTCTTTCCAGCCTCGATCAAAGCGAACATCGCGCGCATGCGCCAGGATGCCATCGACGAGGACATATTCGACGCCGCCGAAACCGCCGACGTTCACGAGATGATATCAAACTTCGCTCAAGGCTATGAAACCGTCGTTGGCATGGACGGGAGCCCATTGTCGGGTGGACAGAGGCAGCGGATCGGGCTGGCACGCGCATTCTACGGTAATCCGCGGCTCATGGTGCTTGATGAACCCAATTCAAATCTCGATGCCAACGGCGAGCGTGCGCTCGCCAGGGCGCTCATTCGTGCAAAAGAGAAGCGGATCACCGTCGTGACCATTACGCAGCGCGCCGCGCTGCTGAGAAGCGTCGACAAGATCATGATTCTCCATAACGGGTCGGTCAAGGCGTTTGGCACCCGCGACGACATCATTCCGATGATTACCGGACGGAAGCCGAATGGATCCGGTGGCCCGGGCGATGGGCCGCCGATGCTGAACTCTTAG